A region from the Agarivorans sp. Alg241-V36 genome encodes:
- the ettA gene encoding energy-dependent translational throttle protein EttA — translation MAQFIYTMNRVGKIVPPKKHILKNISLSFFPGAKIGVLGLNGSGKSTLLRIMAGIDTEIEGEARANPGTKIGYLAQEPQMDLDKTVREVVEEAVAVVKNAQVRLDEVYAAYAEPDADFDALAKEQGELEAILATHDSHSLENQLERAADALRLPEWDQKIEKLSGGERRRVALCRLLLEKPDMLLLDEPTNHLDAESVAWLERFLHDYEGTVVAVTHDRYFLDNVAGWILELDRGEGIPWEGNYSSWLEQKEDRLSQEASQEKARMKSIQKELEWVRSNAKGRQSKSKARMARFEELNTQSFQSRNETNELFIPAAQRLGDKVIDVNNLSKAYDGRVLINDLSFSIPKGAIVGIIGPNGAGKSTLFRMLTGAEKADSGDIEIGDSVQIASVDQFRDDMDNNATVWQEVSGGSDILKIGNVEIPSRAYVGRFNFRGGDQQKRVGELSGGERGRLHLAKLLQAGGNVLLLDEPTNDLDVETLRALENALLEFAGCAMVISHDRWFLDRIATHILDYRDEGQVNFHAGNFTEYEAWLKETIGEEAAQPHRIKYKRIN, via the coding sequence ATGGCCCAATTTATTTATACGATGAACCGCGTTGGTAAAATCGTTCCCCCTAAAAAACACATTCTTAAAAACATCTCTTTAAGCTTTTTCCCAGGCGCTAAAATTGGTGTGTTAGGTTTAAACGGCTCGGGTAAATCTACCCTACTACGCATTATGGCCGGTATTGATACCGAGATTGAGGGAGAAGCACGCGCCAACCCAGGTACCAAAATTGGTTACCTAGCTCAAGAACCGCAAATGGATTTAGATAAAACCGTTCGCGAAGTGGTTGAGGAAGCAGTTGCCGTTGTAAAAAATGCTCAAGTTCGATTAGACGAAGTTTACGCAGCCTACGCAGAGCCTGATGCAGACTTCGACGCCCTTGCTAAAGAACAAGGTGAGCTGGAAGCTATTTTGGCTACGCACGATTCGCACAGCTTAGAAAACCAGCTTGAGCGCGCCGCCGATGCTTTGCGTCTGCCAGAGTGGGACCAAAAAATTGAAAAGCTATCGGGTGGTGAACGCCGCCGCGTAGCGCTATGTCGCTTATTACTAGAAAAGCCAGACATGTTATTGCTCGATGAACCTACTAACCACTTGGATGCCGAGTCGGTTGCTTGGTTAGAACGCTTTTTACATGACTACGAAGGTACTGTTGTGGCAGTAACCCACGATAGATACTTCTTAGATAACGTTGCTGGTTGGATTCTAGAACTTGACCGCGGCGAAGGTATTCCTTGGGAAGGTAACTACTCGTCTTGGCTAGAACAAAAAGAAGACCGCTTAAGCCAAGAAGCTTCTCAAGAAAAAGCACGCATGAAGTCGATTCAAAAAGAATTGGAGTGGGTTCGCTCAAATGCTAAAGGTCGCCAAAGCAAAAGCAAAGCGCGTATGGCTCGCTTTGAAGAGCTTAATACTCAAAGCTTCCAAAGCCGCAACGAGACCAACGAACTGTTTATTCCTGCTGCGCAACGCCTGGGTGACAAGGTTATTGATGTAAACAACCTAAGCAAGGCTTATGACGGACGAGTACTGATTAATGACTTGTCTTTCAGTATCCCTAAAGGTGCCATTGTTGGCATTATTGGTCCTAACGGTGCTGGTAAATCTACCTTATTCCGCATGCTTACTGGTGCTGAAAAAGCCGATTCAGGCGATATCGAAATTGGTGACAGCGTGCAAATCGCCAGCGTAGATCAGTTCCGTGATGACATGGATAACAACGCAACCGTATGGCAAGAAGTATCGGGTGGCTCTGACATTCTAAAAATTGGCAATGTAGAAATCCCAAGCCGTGCTTATGTGGGTCGTTTCAACTTTAGAGGTGGCGATCAGCAAAAACGTGTGGGTGAGCTATCTGGTGGTGAGCGTGGCCGCTTGCACCTCGCTAAGCTTTTACAAGCTGGCGGCAACGTATTGTTATTGGATGAACCAACCAATGACTTAGACGTAGAAACCTTGCGAGCATTGGAAAATGCCTTATTAGAGTTTGCTGGTTGTGCCATGGTTATTTCACACGACCGTTGGTTCTTAGACCGTATCGCTACCCACATTCTTGATTATCGAGATGAAGGCCAAGTGAACTTCCATGCGGGTAACTTTACCGAATACGAAGCATGGCTCAAGGAAACCATTGGCGAAGAAGCTGCCCAGCCTCATCGCATTAAATACAAACGTATTAACTAA
- a CDS encoding L,D-transpeptidase family protein, translated as MKQILVACIALCMAFSVSALTYDLPEDGSRLLGGNQWHRVQKGETIALIAERYGVGFLAVMAANKGVDPFLPEEDTELLIPTQILLPDVERKGVVVNLAELRLYYFRPNSTEVDVLPIGIGRIGRETPEMSTYISQKREQPTWTPTQNIRNEYAAKGIILPPVVQAGPENPLGEYALRLAYGNGEYLIHGTNKEFGVGLRVSSGCIRLFPDDIEYLFSQVNLKTPVRIINQSIKHSLEPSGEFLLEVHQPLNRSEEEVTQATSLQLSRDDIKFITQSGVDSSVVNQALKNQQGIALSVGEKQG; from the coding sequence ATGAAACAGATTCTAGTAGCCTGTATTGCCCTTTGTATGGCATTTTCAGTTTCCGCTTTAACCTACGATTTACCAGAAGATGGCAGTCGTTTGTTGGGTGGTAACCAATGGCACCGGGTACAAAAAGGCGAAACCATCGCCCTTATTGCCGAACGTTATGGTGTTGGCTTTTTAGCTGTAATGGCTGCCAACAAAGGGGTTGACCCATTTTTACCTGAAGAAGACACCGAGCTTCTTATCCCCACTCAAATTTTGCTACCCGATGTGGAGCGTAAAGGGGTAGTGGTAAACTTAGCTGAGCTGCGCTTGTACTACTTTCGCCCAAATAGCACCGAGGTAGACGTGCTGCCAATTGGTATTGGTAGAATTGGTCGAGAAACACCAGAAATGTCTACCTACATTAGTCAAAAGCGCGAGCAGCCAACCTGGACTCCTACGCAAAATATTCGTAACGAATATGCCGCTAAAGGCATTATCTTGCCGCCCGTTGTGCAAGCTGGGCCGGAAAACCCTCTGGGTGAATATGCTTTGCGCTTAGCCTATGGAAACGGTGAGTATTTAATCCATGGCACTAATAAAGAATTTGGTGTTGGTTTGCGAGTGAGCTCTGGTTGTATTCGCTTGTTTCCCGATGACATCGAGTATTTGTTTTCGCAAGTTAACCTGAAAACCCCGGTTAGAATAATCAATCAATCTATTAAACATTCACTGGAACCTAGTGGCGAATTTTTATTAGAAGTGCACCAACCACTTAATCGCTCTGAGGAAGAAGTGACTCAAGCAACGTCCTTACAACTTAGCCGAGATGATATTAAGTTTATTACTCAATCAGGGGTTGATTCATCGGTAGTCAATCAAGCTTTGAAAAACCAGCAGGGTATAGCGTTGTCGGTGGGGGAGAAACAAGGATAA
- a CDS encoding Lpp/OprI family alanine-zipper lipoprotein: MNKFLVAGAIASTILLAGCSSNTTALENNVQSLSDKVDALSNEVAALRAEQSSLSGDIKSAQMSADQAKAEAMRANERIDNIASSYTK; this comes from the coding sequence ATGAATAAGTTTTTAGTTGCAGGCGCTATTGCTTCTACCATTTTACTAGCGGGTTGTTCTTCAAACACTACCGCTCTAGAAAACAACGTACAATCTCTAAGCGACAAAGTTGATGCACTATCAAACGAAGTTGCAGCTCTTCGTGCAGAGCAAAGCTCTTTGAGTGGCGACATCAAGTCAGCTCAAATGAGTGCTGACCAAGCTAAAGCTGAAGCGATGCGCGCTAACGAACGTATCGACAACATCGCATCTTCTTACACTAAGTAA
- the glyA gene encoding serine hydroxymethyltransferase produces the protein MLKRDMNIADYDAELWQAITKEEVRQEEHIELIASENYASPRVMEAQGSYLTNKYAEGYPGKRYYGGCEYVDKAEVLAIERAKQLFGADYANVQPHAGSQANSAVFMALLKAGDTVLGMSLAHGGHLTHGASVSFSGKIYNAVQYGINPETGELDYAEVERLAKEHKPKMIIAGFSAYSGVVDWQRFRDIADEVGAYLFVDMAHIAGLVAAGLYPNPVPVADVVTTTTHKTLAGPRGGLILARANEEVEKKLNSAVFPGGQGGPLMHVIAAKAVAFKEAMEPEFKQYQQNVLDNAKAMVAVLQERGYKIVSNGTENHLFLVDLIDKDITGKDADAALGRANITVNKNSVPNDPRSPFVTSGLRIGTPAITRRGLDVAASKELAGWICDVLDNLQDEAVIERVKGQVLELCQRFPVYA, from the coding sequence ATGTTAAAGCGTGATATGAATATCGCCGATTACGATGCCGAATTATGGCAAGCCATTACTAAAGAAGAAGTTCGTCAAGAAGAGCACATTGAGCTGATTGCTTCTGAGAACTACGCCAGCCCACGAGTAATGGAAGCGCAAGGCTCTTACCTTACTAATAAGTACGCCGAAGGTTACCCTGGTAAGCGTTACTATGGTGGTTGTGAGTATGTAGACAAAGCTGAAGTATTGGCCATTGAACGTGCCAAGCAACTTTTTGGAGCAGATTACGCAAACGTGCAACCACACGCTGGTTCGCAAGCAAACTCTGCTGTTTTCATGGCTTTGTTGAAAGCAGGTGACACGGTACTAGGCATGAGCTTAGCCCACGGTGGTCACTTAACTCACGGTGCAAGCGTTAGCTTCTCAGGTAAAATTTACAACGCAGTTCAGTACGGTATTAACCCTGAAACTGGTGAGCTAGATTACGCAGAAGTAGAGCGTTTAGCTAAAGAACACAAACCTAAAATGATTATTGCTGGTTTCTCAGCATACTCTGGTGTGGTTGATTGGCAACGCTTCCGCGATATCGCTGACGAAGTAGGTGCTTACCTGTTCGTAGATATGGCCCACATTGCCGGTTTAGTGGCTGCTGGTTTATACCCTAACCCAGTACCTGTTGCTGATGTAGTAACAACTACTACTCACAAAACTCTAGCAGGTCCACGCGGTGGTTTGATTTTGGCGCGTGCCAACGAAGAAGTAGAGAAGAAACTAAACTCTGCGGTATTCCCAGGTGGTCAAGGTGGTCCTTTAATGCACGTTATTGCTGCTAAAGCGGTTGCGTTCAAAGAAGCGATGGAGCCAGAGTTCAAGCAATACCAGCAAAACGTATTAGACAATGCCAAAGCAATGGTAGCTGTACTGCAAGAGCGTGGTTACAAAATTGTATCTAACGGCACTGAAAACCACTTGTTCTTGGTTGATTTAATCGACAAAGACATCACTGGTAAAGACGCTGACGCAGCATTAGGCCGCGCAAACATCACCGTAAACAAAAACTCGGTTCCAAACGATCCGCGTTCACCATTCGTAACCAGTGGTCTACGTATTGGTACTCCTGCAATTACTCGTCGTGGCTTAGATGTAGCCGCTTCTAAAGAGTTAGCGGGTTGGATTTGTGATGTATTAGATAATTTACAAGACGAAGCGGTAATTGAACGTGTTAAAGGCCAAGTGTTAGAACTTTGCCAACGTTTCCCGGTCTACGCTTAA
- a CDS encoding ChaN family lipoprotein codes for MLLRLSGLFLALSFLSACSSTAPTEDSAQASSIQLETYYDYVLYNPNDQQIIENTQTLAMQLADSQVVLFGEYHSHPAIHLAQLRLLEALYQQQNQLSLSMEQFNRSQQTVVNSYLTNEIGEEWLIKQTKAWDNYRSDYRPLVEFAKDKQLTVVAANAPREHVRCIGQQGLGYLEGLEESERAKLAQDFTTDDPAYQQRLFGNAHHGDSERSNNHFFAMLAWDETMAESIVKQLENQSTQQVMHTVGNFHIEQRQGTYSRVEQRLNGQKVSSLVAINHNEFEKLNQQQKKALGDYLIVVKGLPKRYQNKANQLAEFKHIKKQSNKQCKIAN; via the coding sequence ATGTTACTTCGTCTCTCTGGCCTCTTTTTAGCACTTTCCTTTTTATCGGCTTGTAGCTCCACCGCTCCTACTGAGGACTCCGCACAAGCAAGCAGTATTCAGCTCGAGACTTACTATGACTACGTGCTATATAACCCAAACGACCAACAGATTATCGAAAATACCCAGACTCTGGCTATGCAGCTAGCTGACTCTCAGGTAGTTCTGTTTGGCGAATACCATAGCCACCCTGCTATTCACTTAGCTCAGCTGCGTTTGCTCGAAGCACTATACCAACAGCAAAATCAACTCAGTTTATCCATGGAGCAATTTAATCGCAGTCAACAAACAGTGGTAAATAGCTATTTAACTAATGAAATAGGCGAAGAGTGGCTAATTAAGCAAACTAAGGCTTGGGACAACTACCGTTCTGATTACCGCCCATTAGTAGAATTTGCCAAAGATAAACAACTTACAGTGGTTGCAGCCAATGCCCCACGTGAACATGTTCGCTGTATTGGCCAACAAGGCTTAGGCTATTTAGAGGGTTTAGAAGAATCGGAACGTGCCAAACTTGCCCAAGACTTCACGACCGATGACCCTGCCTACCAACAGCGCCTTTTTGGCAACGCCCATCACGGCGATAGCGAACGAAGCAATAATCACTTTTTTGCGATGTTAGCCTGGGATGAAACCATGGCTGAATCGATTGTTAAGCAGTTAGAAAATCAATCCACTCAGCAGGTGATGCATACTGTGGGCAATTTTCATATTGAGCAGCGTCAAGGCACCTACTCGAGGGTAGAGCAACGCCTCAATGGTCAAAAAGTTAGCTCTTTAGTAGCGATAAACCATAATGAGTTTGAAAAGTTAAACCAACAGCAGAAAAAAGCCTTAGGTGATTACCTCATTGTGGTTAAAGGCCTGCCTAAACGCTACCAAAACAAAGCCAATCAACTGGCCGAATTTAAGCATATTAAGAAACAATCTAATAAGCAGTGTAAAATTGCTAACTAA
- a CDS encoding ribbon-helix-helix domain-containing protein, giving the protein MCEIYSGTEAELFELKSRSVRLDGVVTSIRLEAIFWQLLEQIAEEANLSLAGFLTQIYHEVLQRDEKVGNFTSLLRVACTTHLNQGKRLALTKPSLNQADSGKSIANGFV; this is encoded by the coding sequence ATGTGTGAAATTTATTCTGGCACCGAAGCAGAGTTGTTCGAATTAAAGTCTCGTTCTGTACGTTTAGATGGCGTGGTCACCAGTATTCGCTTAGAAGCTATTTTTTGGCAACTACTGGAACAAATAGCCGAAGAGGCCAACCTTAGTTTGGCAGGCTTTTTAACGCAAATTTACCATGAGGTATTACAACGAGATGAAAAGGTAGGCAATTTTACATCTTTACTTAGAGTGGCCTGCACCACCCACCTTAATCAAGGTAAGCGATTAGCATTAACTAAGCCCTCGCTTAATCAAGCAGATTCAGGCAAGTCCATTGCCAATGGTTTTGTTTAA